Within the Nitratireductor basaltis genome, the region CGCTCGAAGGCGGTACCGCATGCCGGACAGCCGGATAAACTTCCGGAAGTTCAGGTGCAGCGGAAAAAGCAGGCAACATGGCTAAGAGAAGGTAAAGAAATGCCCCTTCGGTCGAGTGGATGAATGAGGGCAGCCGGTGCGACTGCCCCCGCTCGGTCCGCCTCAGGAGTCAGGCTTAGAAGTGCATGCCGATGCCGAGCATTATTTTGTTGTTCTGCTGTTCGAACTCGTAGCTGTTGTTGCCGATGGAGACATCGGTCGCTTCGAGTGCCACATGTCGATATTCGACACGGCCGAACAGGCGACGACCGAATTTCATCTCCGCGCCACCGCCATAGGTCAGGCCGAACATGTCTTCGCTCACTTCGCCATCTGCAGTGGTGATGGTGGGTGCGCCATAGGCACCGCCAACCGTACCGTAGATCATGATGCGATCGCTGAGCGCATAGCCAAGACGCGCCCGCAAGCTGGCATCGAGACCGCTTTCGATGGTGACGCCCTGTTCAGTCACTTCGTCGGCCGTGTAGCCCACATCGGCTTCGGCACCGAAGACCCAGCGGCTGCGCTGCCAGTTGTAGCCCACGAAGCCGACACCGCCATAGCCGTCGGTATCGATGCTGGTGCCACCGAAATTCTCATCCAGCTGGCCGAATGTGTAAGCACCGGAGATACCCGCATACATGCCACCCCAGGCGGCTGTCGGCTGAACCACGAGCGGCACCGTGCGCTGTGGGGTCACGGGTATGGGATCGGGTGGAGAGATGACAAGGTCGGCGGCCAGAGCCGCGGGAGCAGCAATCACGGTGACAGCTGCGGAAAGAGCAAGTGCGGAAAGTCTGCTGATGTTCATTTCTAAAAACTCCTTGGCGGCGTGGCCGCAATCGGTCGGAAACCGGCAATGATCTGGCTTTACGAAAGACGAGATAATCAAACTGGTCGGGCGAAACGCCTCGAATGGAGCATGAGTCGCGATTGGGGCTGATTGGTTGCGAAAGCCTGCTTGAAACTTGGACATTTTGCGGCAATTGCAGGGCTTTTTATGGTCGGATAAACAATTGCAGACACGGTCTGACGCCGGTTCTGTCAGTTGAATATGAGAACCAGCAGCTGCAATTCTGGCGTGATTGGAAGGCCTCGCTTAAAACAGCCTAACCGACACCTTGCCGCAGCCCCTTCAGTCGCACACATTAGGCCCATGCAGAACAAAGCAGAAAATATTCTCATAACCGGCGCTGCCAAGCGCATCGGACGGGCGATGGCGCTGGATCTTGCGGCTTCGGGTTTCGGTGTGGCTGTCCACTATAACGGATCGCATGAAGCCGCCGAAGAAGTCGTGCGCGAAATCACCTCAAAAGGCGGACGCGCCGCCGCCGTTCAGGCTGATCTGAGCGATTCGGCTTCTGCAGCGGGCCTTGTAGAAGAAGCAAAATATGCCCTTGGGCCCCTTTCGGTCGTCGTGAACAACGCTTCGCTCTTCGAGGAAGACAGCGTGCATGATTTCGATGATGACGGTTTCGATGCGCATATGGCCGTGCATGTGAAAGCCCCGGCGCTCATCACGCGCAGCTTTGCCAGACAGCTTGATGGAAAGCCGGGCCTCGTCGTCAACATCATCGACGAGCGGGTATGGAAGCTGACGCCGCGCTATTTCACCTACACGCTCTCGAAAGCCGCATTGTGGACGGCCACGCGGACATTGGCGCAGGCGCTGGCCCCCGACATCCGCGTGAACGCCATCGGCCCCGGTCCCACCCTGCCCAACCAGAAGCAGGACGATGACGGTTTTAGGAGGCAGACAGAGGCGTTGCTTCTTGAACGTGGCCCCGCACTCAAGGAGTTCGCGGCAACGGTCGAATATCTGTGGCGAATGCCCTCGATCACCGGACAAATGATCGCTCTCGACGGCGGCCAGCATCTCGCATGGCAGACGCCGGATGCCGAGGAAGACGGTGCATGAGTGAGGCTGAGGACAAGACGACTGTCCCGGTCACGACAAGTGAGATCTCGTGGGATGCGGCAGATGAGGGAAGCGGCCTGAAGGGTGCCGAAGCCATTCAGGCTGTCGTCAAACGCCTGCCGAACGCACCGGGCGTCTACCGGATGATGAATGAGGCCGGCGACGTGCTTTATGTCGGCAAGGCGCGCAGCTTGAAGAAGCGCGTCAGCAATTATGCGCAGGGTCGCGGCCACTCGAACCGGATCGTGCGCATGATCCGTGAGACGTCTTCCATGGAATTCGTCGTCACCCGAACCGAGACCGAAGCGCTTCTTCTTGAAGCCAATCTCATCAAGCGCCTGCGCCCGCGCTTCAACGTGCTTCTGCGCGACGACAAGTCCTTTCCATACATATTGCTGACCGGCGACCATCCGGCACCCGGCATATTCAAACATCGCGGTGCGCGCTCGCGAAAGGGCGAATATTTTGGCCCCTTCGCTTCTGCCGGCGCTGTCGGGCGCACGATCAACTCGTTGCAGCGGGCCTTTCTGCTGCGTACCTGCACCGACTCCGTCTACGAGACGCGCACGCGACCTTGCCTGCTCTACCAGATCAAGCGCTGTTCCGGCCCCTGTACGGGTGAAATCAGCGAAGAGGGTTATGCGGAACTTGTGTCGGAAGCCAAGGCCTTCCTGTCGGGCAAGTCGAGCAAGGTGAAGTCCGAGATTGCAGCGGCCATGCAATCCGCTTCTGACGACATGGATTTCGAGCGTGCTGCGATCTATCGCGACCGCCTGGCGGCCCTGTCCCATGTGCAGGCACATCAGGGCATCAATCCGCAAGGCATCGAGGAAGCAGATGTATTCGCCATCCACCAGGAAGGCGGACAAAGCTGCATCCAGGTCTTCTTCTTCCGGACCGGCCAGAACTGGGGCAACCGCGCATATTTCCCCAAGGCCGATCCGGATATGGAAGCAGGAGAAGTCCTGAACGCGTTTCTCTCGCAGTTTTACGATGACAAGCCCTGCCCTCGTCTGATCCTGACCTCGCACGAACTGGAAGAGCGCGAACTGCTGGAGGAGGCGCTATCGACCAAGGCCGGGCGTCGGGTCGGCGTCTCGCGCCCGCAGCGGGGCGAGAAGAAGGATCTTGTTGGTCACGCGCTGCAAAATGCGCGCGAGGCACTGGGGCGGCGCCTTGCCGAAACATCTTCGCAGGCGCGACTTCTGCAGGGCTTCGCGGAGACTTTCGGCCTCGAACAGGCACCGCGCCGCATCGAAGTCTATGACAACTCCCACATCATGGGCACCAATGCCGTGGGCGCGATGATCGTGGCGGGGCCCGAGGGCTTCGTGAAGAACCAGTACCGCAAGTTCAACATCCGCTCGACCGACATCACGCCCGGCGATGATTTCGGCATGATGCGCGAGGTGATGCAGCGGCGCTTTTCCCGGCTCCTGAAGGAAGAAGGCCTGCCGAAACCCGGCGCGGACAGTGGTGATGACGAGCGGTTCCCCGCCTGGCCCGATGTCATCCTCATCGATGGCGGACAAGGGCAGATGAGTGCGGTTCGCGCCATTCTCGACGAGTTGGGCGTCAGTGACGCGGTGACGGCGATTGGCATCGCGAAGGGGCCGGATCGTGATGCGGGCCGCGAGCGCTTCTTCATGGAAGACAAGCCTTCCTTCACGCTGCCCATGCGTGACCCGGTTCTGTATTTCGTGCAGCGCCTGCGCGACGAGGCGCACCGTTTCGCCATTGGTTCTCACCGCGCGCGGCGCAAGAAGGAGATGGTCAAGAACCCGCTTGACGAGATCAGCGGAATTGGTCCCACGCGCAAACGCGCGCTTCTGCACCATTTCGGCACGGCAAAGGCGGTCAGCCGCGCGGGCATGGAAGATCTTATGGCCGTCGAGGGCATATCGGAATCCACCGCACGGATCGTCTATGAACATTTTCACGAAAACGGCTGAGATGGCCCGTATGGTGCCTCGCACGCTTGACCCTCAGCGCTGCACCTGATTTGACGACATAACCTTTCTCAAAGAAGCCAGATCGATGTCCGGACGTGCTTTCAATCTTCCAAATCTGCTGACCTATGCCCGCATCCTTGCGGTGCCGGCAATCGTCTTGTGCTTCTTCCTCGAAGGCCGCCTGCAATCAAGCGACTTTGCCCGCTGGTCAGCCCTGGCCATTTTCATCGGCGCGAGCATCACGGACTATTTCGATGGCTATCTGGCGCGCAGCTGGCAGCAGACCTCGAATATCGGGAAGATGCTCGACCCCATCGCCGACAAGCTTCTGGTCGCATCCTGTCTGCTGCTTCTGGCCGCTGATACCGACCGCACGATTGCAGGCTGGACGTTGTGGGCAGCCATCATCATCCTCTGCCGTGAAATCCTGGTTTCCGGCCTGCGTGAATATCTGGCCGCACTCAAGGTTTCCGTGCCGGTAACGCAGCTTGCCAAGTGGAAGACCACGATCCAGATGGTCGCAATCGGATTCCTGCTGGTTGGTCCCGCCGGCGACAAAGTCGTGCCCTATATCACTCAGGCAGGTATCGTGCTTCTGTGGATCTCCGCGGTGGTCACGCTCTATACGGGTTATGACTATTTCCGCGCGGGCCTGAAACACATCATCGACGAGTAGTTTCCATGAAGCTGGTCTATTTCGCCTGGGTTCGCGAGCGCATCGGGAAGAACGAGGAAGAAATCTCGGTCCCGCACGAAGTGACCGATATAGCCGGGCTTCTGGACTGGCTTGCCGACCGGGGCGACGGATATGCAGCGGCACTTGAACAGCGCCAGGTGATCCGCGTGGCGGTAAACCACAGGCATGTGACACATGACACTCGCCTGCCCGCCGACGGAGAGATTGCGCTTTTCCCGCCAATGACAGGCGGCTGAACCATGTCCGTGACGCCGCTAGTCAAGGTTCAGCGCGAAGATTTCAGCCTTGAGGCGGAAACAGACCGCATGCGCGATGGCCGCAGCGATATCGGCGCGCTCGTCACCTTCACGGGGCTTTGCCGGGACGAAGGCGGAAAGCTGGCGGCACTGGAGCTTGAGCATTACCCCGGAATGGCGGAAGAAGAGCTCGGACAACTTGCCCGCAAAGCCATTGACCGGTGGGATCTGCAGGCACTGACCGTGATCCACCGTTTCGGGAGGATAATGCCTGGCGAGAATATCGTGCTGGTGGCGGCGGCTTCAGCACATCGGCGCGCAGCATTCGAGGCCGCGGATTTTCTGATGGACTATCTGAAATCCAATGCGCCCTTCTGGAAGAAGGAGCATCTCAGGGACGGCCGTACGGGTGAATGGGTGGAAGCCAAGGCGCAGGACGAACAGGCGCTCAGCCGCTGGAAGGTCTGAACATGAAAAAGCCGGAGGCAGCGCCCCCGGCTTTTTCATGTTCAGTCGGTCAAACCGATCAGCCGACGATCTCGGTTTCGGCGAACCAGTAGCGGATTTCCTCGGCAGCGGTTTCCGGAGCATCGGAGCCGTGAACCGAGTTCTCACCGATGGACTCTGCAAAAAGCTTGCGGATCGTGCCTTCTGCAGCATCAGCAGGATTGGTGGCACCCATGATCTCGCGGTTCTTGGCGATTGCATTCTCACCTTCGAGAACCTGAACAACCGTCGGGCCGGAGCACATGAAGTCGACCAGCTCACCGAAGAACGGACGGTCTTTGTGAACGGCGTAGAAGCCTTCTGCCTGACGGCGGCTCATCCAGACGCGCTTGGAGGCGACGACGCGCAGGCCGTTGTCCTCGAACATCTTGACGATGGCGCCGGTCAGATTGCGCTTGGTTGCGTCCGGCTTGATCATGGAGAAGGTGCGTTCGATCGCCATTGCTTTTCCTTTTTTGGAATGGGGGAAAGAGAGATGGCGGCTCTATAGCGGGGAGTGCGGCCTCTGTGAAGGGCGATCAGGCGGCAGCGGCAATCGATCTTGCCAATCCCCCATACAGATCAAGGCAACGTTCAAACCACCCCGCCACGGGATCATCCGTCTCCAGAAGCTGGAATGAGGATGAGACACGCGCCCACTGAAACCCGCCAGCGATGATGTAATCGGCAAAGCAGGGTTCTTCCCCTGCGATAAATGCCTGGCGTTCCACCATGCTGCGCAGCGGATCCAGAGAAGCGCGGAAAGCGGGCAGACGTTCCTCGCGACCTACCGGCACATCTTCAAGCTTCTGTCCGAAACGCGCTTCACGTGTCTTGCGGAAATACTCCCGGTCACCTTCATCCAATATGGCGAAGAGATCCCCAAGGATCATCCGCGCGATTTGGGCATAGACGGTCTGGTGTGCCCAGCGCTCGATGAAGCGGGTGAGTGGCACTGTTCCCTCGCCTTTGAACAGCGGTGGCAGGTCGGGATAGGCCTCATCGAGATAAAGCGCGATGCGGAAGGATTCCGATATCACCTGCTCGCCATCCCGGATGAGAGGTACAGTTCTGGAAGCGCCGTCTTCCAGGGACTGGATGTCGCGGAAGCGTGCCGGAACAGATTCGAACTCCAGCCCCTTATGGGCGAGCGCGAAGGCAACTTTCCAGCAATGGGGACTGAAGGGACGCTTCTCGTCATGTCCGACAAGGTCATAAAGTTTGATGCTCATTGCTTCCCCCACTTCCCTGCAAATCAACATTGCGCCGGCTCCACCTGCCAATGGATGAATTCCTTAGACAGGCCGCATCAGCATATTTCAATCACCTTGGTGACCGGCACCCGCTATGATTGAGCCACGCAAGCCTGAAAGGATGCACGGGATGAAACGCCATTTCGAGATGCTGGCCCATTATAATCGCTGGGCCAACACGGTGCTTTACAATGCGGTTGAAACACTTGACCAGGATGAATTCAGCCGGAATGTGGGCGCTTTCTTCAAATCCATGTGCGGCACCCTCAATCACATACTCATCGCCGACAGGGTTTGGCTGGTTCGATTTACCGGTGCGCAGGAGACCTCCGGTCCCCTGAATGCGATCCCCTACCCCGCTTTTGCCGATCTTCACGAGGCTCGCGAGAGAGAAGATGCGCGGATCATCCGATACGTGCAAGGGCTCGAGGATGCGCAACTTGGACAAGCCATCACCTATCGCACCATTTCCAGCCCGACCCAGATCACCCAGCCGCTTGCACCCGCACTCACGCATTTCTTCAACCACCAGACCCACCACCGCGGCCAGGCGCACATGATCCTGTCAGTTCTTGGCAAGGAGCCGCCCCCAATGGACCTCATCTTCTATCTGCGGACGCAGGAGGGCATGGGGAAACAATAGGTTACAGACTTCTTCATATTCCGTTCAAACTGCAATTTTCCCCGAAATTTTCTCTAAACCATAACCGCAACCCTTGCTGGGCGGACCGCAAGTGAACGCTACCGTTAATGTGCAGCGAAGTTCGAACAGCAAGGGAGAACTGAAATGTCCATCATTCGCAACGCGCTACTTTCCACAACAGCAGCAGGCTTGATTGCAGCCGGGCTGGCAATGCCAGCACAGGCACTTGATGTGAAAGTCGGGAACACCAGCGTTGGTGTCAGCCTCGGCAAGTCAAGCAGCGGCGGCTTGAACGCCGATGTCGGCGCTTCGGTTGGCGGAAGCAAAGGCGTCAATGCCGATGTCGGTGCATCCGTCGGTGGAGGCGGTGGTATCACCGCAGATGCCGACGCATCCGTTGGTGGCAGCCGCGGCATAACGGCCGATGCGGATGCCTCAGTTGGCGGCGGCAGCGGCATCGACGCGGACGTGAATGCAAATGTCGGCGGCAGCCGCGGTATCGACACCGGTGTCACGGCTTCAGTCGGTGGAAGTAGCGGCATCGGTGCTGGCGCCGCACTGTCGATCGGAGGCAGCGGTGGTGGCTCCGGCGGCGGCGGCGGTGGCGGCACTGGCGGCGGCGGCACCGGAGGTGGCGGCACTGGCGGCACTGGCGGTGGCGGCACTGGCGGCGGCGGCGGCCATGCGGGCGGCGGCGGCGGGACTGGCGGTGCCGGCGGCGGCAATGGAGGCGGCGGTTTCCTTGGCGGTCTGTTTGGCGGGAACAAGAACCCTGACAACTCCAACAATCAGATCATCCAGCGCATGAGCCGGGCAGAAATCATGCAGAATAAGAAGCGCTGCCAGTCCGTGCTGATCGATCCGAATGCCTATGACTGGAACCTCGTTCAGCTTTGCAAGGCGCTGCAGTAGTTCCGCAGCATTTGTCCACGAAGGCCGGCAGGACAACCTGCCGGCCTTTTTTTGTGCTCATGCGTGAAACTGGCTTCTTGCAAGTCGGGCGCGGCTCAGCCACAACCGCGCAATCATGCTTTCAATCAATGACCTTTCACTGCGCGTGGCTGGCCGGCTGCTCATCGAAAACGCCACGGTCCAACTCGCCTCCGGCGCAAAAGCCGGCATTGTCGGCCGCAACGGCACCGGCAAGACCACTCTGTTTCGTGCCATTACCGGCGATCTCTCGCCGGAAAGCGGTTCCATCAGCCTGTCGCGCGGAACGCGTATCGGCCAGGTTGCACAGGAAGCGCCGGGCACCGAAGAAGCGCTGATCGAGATTGTCCTGAAGGCGGATGTCGAGCGTGCGCGCCTGCTTGCGGAAGCAGAGAGTGCAACGGACCCGCACCGCATCGCCGAGATCCAGACGCGCCTTGCCGATATCGGTGCGCATTCGGCGGAAGCGCGTGCTGCCGAAATTCTGGCCGGTCTTGGCTTTGATGCCGAAGCACAAAAACGTCCGGCCTCGTCCTTTTCCGGTGGTTGGCGCATGCGCGTGGCACTCGCCTCGGTGTTGTTTGCCGAGCCTGACCTTCTGCTTCTCGACGAGCCCACAAACTATCTCGATCTTGAAGGCACGCTGTGGCTTGAATCCTACCTGTCGCGCTATCCGCACACGGTTCTTCTCATCAGCCACGACCGCGATCTTTTGAACCGGGCGGTGAACTCCATCATCCATCTTGAGAACCGGAAGCTGACGCTTTGGGCTGGCGGATATGACCAGTTCGCGCGCCAATATGCCGAGAAGGCAGAGCTTCAGGAAAAGATGCGGGTGAAGCAGGATGCCAAGCGCAAGCACATGCAGTCCTTTGTCGACCGCTTCCGCGCCAAGGCATCGAAGGCGAGACAGGCGCAATCGCGACTGAAGGCACTGGAGAAGATGCAGGTCATCTCGGCCAATGTGCTGACGCAGGTCGCGCCGTTCAATTTTCCAAGCCCGGAGAAGGTTGTCGCCTCACCTATCATCGCGGTTGAAAGCGGTGCGGTGGGTTATGCCGATGACAAGCCGGTGCTCAAGCAGCTCAATCTGCGTATCGACCATGATGATCGCATTGCCCTTCTTGGCGCGAATGGCAACGGCAAATCCACTTTCGCGAAGCTTCTGGCCGGGCGCCTTGGCCTGCAGGCCGGCAAGCTGACGCTGGCACCGGGTCTGAAGGTCTCGATTTTCGCGCAGCACCAGATGGACGACCTGCGGCCTGCCGAAAGCGCATATCAACATCTGCGACGCCAGATGCCGGAAGCGCCGGAGGCGAAGGTACGCGCTCGTGTTGCCCAGTTTGGTCTTGCCACGGAAAAGATGGACACGCCCGCGCGTGACCTTTCCGGTGGCGAAAAGGCGCGGCTTCTGATGGGGCTGTCTTCCCTGGACGCCCCTCACCTCTTCATCCTCGACGAGCCGACCAACCATCTGGACATCGACAGCCGGCAGGCATTGGCAGAAGCGCTCAACGACTTCGACGGTGCCGTCATCCTGATCAGCCATGACCGCCATCTGATCGAAGCCTGCGCCGACCGGTTGTGGCTCGTCGACAAGGGCACGGTGAAACCATTCGAAGGCGACATGGACGACTACCGCGCTTTGATGACGGGCGGCGCGTCACAGCGCAAGGAGAAGCGCGAGGCTGACAAGGCGTCCAAGGCCGACAAGCGGCGTGAAGCTGCGCGAAAGCGCGCGGAACTCGAGCCCCTCGCCAAGAAGATCAAGATGGCTGAAGGTCTGATGGAGCGTCTTCGCAAGCGCATCGACGCAATCGAGGCGGAGATGGCCGATCCCTCACTTTACGAGCGGGATCCGGCGAAGGTCTCGACATTGGCCAAGGAACGCTCGGATCTCAGTGCAAAGCTGGAAACGCAGGAAGAGCTGTGGCTTCAGCTTTCCGGCGATTATGAAGAGGCGATGGCGGGATAGGTTACGCCTTCTTTTGCCAGCGCCCTTCCGGGGACTGTTGCCAGTAGGTGACGGCATGACCGGCAGACTTCATGGTCTTCCAGTGTCGGCGCGCGGCCTCAAGCTGCATCGAGTCGTGACCGTCGAACAGGAAACAGGCGCGTTCATAGCCCTCCAGTTCCCCCGGCTCCGCGCTGTCGACGAGGAAGCGGATGGAGGCGCCATTGATATTGGCGCTCTCCACGGTGAGGAGAACCGGCTGCCTTTCTGCTTCCGGCTCCCTGTCGGTGCCATGCGGCAGAAAGCTCTCTTCCCGATAGGTCCAAAGATGTGCGTCGAGCGCATCACGGCGCTCTTCGCTGCCTGTCTGGATGACCACCTGCCAGCCCCGCTCGAGGCTCTTTTCCACGAGCGGGGGCAACGCGTCTTCCAGCGTCGATTCGGTCAGGTGGTAGAAGAGAACGTCCAAACGCTTCAGCTCTCGTAGTGATCGGCAACCAGGCGGTCGAGCAGGCGCACGCCGAAGCCCGAAGCCCAGGATTCGTTGA harbors:
- a CDS encoding outer membrane protein; this encodes MNISRLSALALSAAVTVIAAPAALAADLVISPPDPIPVTPQRTVPLVVQPTAAWGGMYAGISGAYTFGQLDENFGGTSIDTDGYGGVGFVGYNWQRSRWVFGAEADVGYTADEVTEQGVTIESGLDASLRARLGYALSDRIMIYGTVGGAYGAPTITTADGEVSEDMFGLTYGGGAEMKFGRRLFGRVEYRHVALEATDVSIGNNSYEFEQQNNKIMLGIGMHF
- a CDS encoding SDR family oxidoreductase; this translates as MQNKAENILITGAAKRIGRAMALDLAASGFGVAVHYNGSHEAAEEVVREITSKGGRAAAVQADLSDSASAAGLVEEAKYALGPLSVVVNNASLFEEDSVHDFDDDGFDAHMAVHVKAPALITRSFARQLDGKPGLVVNIIDERVWKLTPRYFTYTLSKAALWTATRTLAQALAPDIRVNAIGPGPTLPNQKQDDDGFRRQTEALLLERGPALKEFAATVEYLWRMPSITGQMIALDGGQHLAWQTPDAEEDGA
- the uvrC gene encoding excinuclease ABC subunit UvrC; protein product: MSEAEDKTTVPVTTSEISWDAADEGSGLKGAEAIQAVVKRLPNAPGVYRMMNEAGDVLYVGKARSLKKRVSNYAQGRGHSNRIVRMIRETSSMEFVVTRTETEALLLEANLIKRLRPRFNVLLRDDKSFPYILLTGDHPAPGIFKHRGARSRKGEYFGPFASAGAVGRTINSLQRAFLLRTCTDSVYETRTRPCLLYQIKRCSGPCTGEISEEGYAELVSEAKAFLSGKSSKVKSEIAAAMQSASDDMDFERAAIYRDRLAALSHVQAHQGINPQGIEEADVFAIHQEGGQSCIQVFFFRTGQNWGNRAYFPKADPDMEAGEVLNAFLSQFYDDKPCPRLILTSHELEERELLEEALSTKAGRRVGVSRPQRGEKKDLVGHALQNAREALGRRLAETSSQARLLQGFAETFGLEQAPRRIEVYDNSHIMGTNAVGAMIVAGPEGFVKNQYRKFNIRSTDITPGDDFGMMREVMQRRFSRLLKEEGLPKPGADSGDDERFPAWPDVILIDGGQGQMSAVRAILDELGVSDAVTAIGIAKGPDRDAGRERFFMEDKPSFTLPMRDPVLYFVQRLRDEAHRFAIGSHRARRKKEMVKNPLDEISGIGPTRKRALLHHFGTAKAVSRAGMEDLMAVEGISESTARIVYEHFHENG
- the pgsA gene encoding CDP-diacylglycerol--glycerol-3-phosphate 3-phosphatidyltransferase; this translates as MSGRAFNLPNLLTYARILAVPAIVLCFFLEGRLQSSDFARWSALAIFIGASITDYFDGYLARSWQQTSNIGKMLDPIADKLLVASCLLLLAADTDRTIAGWTLWAAIIILCREILVSGLREYLAALKVSVPVTQLAKWKTTIQMVAIGFLLVGPAGDKVVPYITQAGIVLLWISAVVTLYTGYDYFRAGLKHIIDE
- the moaD gene encoding molybdopterin converting factor subunit 1; translation: MKLVYFAWVRERIGKNEEEISVPHEVTDIAGLLDWLADRGDGYAAALEQRQVIRVAVNHRHVTHDTRLPADGEIALFPPMTGG
- a CDS encoding molybdenum cofactor biosynthesis protein MoaE is translated as MSVTPLVKVQREDFSLEAETDRMRDGRSDIGALVTFTGLCRDEGGKLAALELEHYPGMAEEELGQLARKAIDRWDLQALTVIHRFGRIMPGENIVLVAAASAHRRAAFEAADFLMDYLKSNAPFWKKEHLRDGRTGEWVEAKAQDEQALSRWKV
- the ndk gene encoding nucleoside-diphosphate kinase: MAIERTFSMIKPDATKRNLTGAIVKMFEDNGLRVVASKRVWMSRRQAEGFYAVHKDRPFFGELVDFMCSGPTVVQVLEGENAIAKNREIMGATNPADAAEGTIRKLFAESIGENSVHGSDAPETAAEEIRYWFAETEIVG
- a CDS encoding glutathione S-transferase family protein yields the protein MSIKLYDLVGHDEKRPFSPHCWKVAFALAHKGLEFESVPARFRDIQSLEDGASRTVPLIRDGEQVISESFRIALYLDEAYPDLPPLFKGEGTVPLTRFIERWAHQTVYAQIARMILGDLFAILDEGDREYFRKTREARFGQKLEDVPVGREERLPAFRASLDPLRSMVERQAFIAGEEPCFADYIIAGGFQWARVSSSFQLLETDDPVAGWFERCLDLYGGLARSIAAAA
- a CDS encoding DinB family protein — translated: MKRHFEMLAHYNRWANTVLYNAVETLDQDEFSRNVGAFFKSMCGTLNHILIADRVWLVRFTGAQETSGPLNAIPYPAFADLHEAREREDARIIRYVQGLEDAQLGQAITYRTISSPTQITQPLAPALTHFFNHQTHHRGQAHMILSVLGKEPPPMDLIFYLRTQEGMGKQ
- a CDS encoding ABC-F family ATP-binding cassette domain-containing protein; translation: MLSINDLSLRVAGRLLIENATVQLASGAKAGIVGRNGTGKTTLFRAITGDLSPESGSISLSRGTRIGQVAQEAPGTEEALIEIVLKADVERARLLAEAESATDPHRIAEIQTRLADIGAHSAEARAAEILAGLGFDAEAQKRPASSFSGGWRMRVALASVLFAEPDLLLLDEPTNYLDLEGTLWLESYLSRYPHTVLLISHDRDLLNRAVNSIIHLENRKLTLWAGGYDQFARQYAEKAELQEKMRVKQDAKRKHMQSFVDRFRAKASKARQAQSRLKALEKMQVISANVLTQVAPFNFPSPEKVVASPIIAVESGAVGYADDKPVLKQLNLRIDHDDRIALLGANGNGKSTFAKLLAGRLGLQAGKLTLAPGLKVSIFAQHQMDDLRPAESAYQHLRRQMPEAPEAKVRARVAQFGLATEKMDTPARDLSGGEKARLLMGLSSLDAPHLFILDEPTNHLDIDSRQALAEALNDFDGAVILISHDRHLIEACADRLWLVDKGTVKPFEGDMDDYRALMTGGASQRKEKREADKASKADKRREAARKRAELEPLAKKIKMAEGLMERLRKRIDAIEAEMADPSLYERDPAKVSTLAKERSDLSAKLETQEELWLQLSGDYEEAMAG
- a CDS encoding DNA polymerase III subunit chi; its protein translation is MDVLFYHLTESTLEDALPPLVEKSLERGWQVVIQTGSEERRDALDAHLWTYREESFLPHGTDREPEAERQPVLLTVESANINGASIRFLVDSAEPGELEGYERACFLFDGHDSMQLEAARRHWKTMKSAGHAVTYWQQSPEGRWQKKA